The Gymnogyps californianus isolate 813 chromosome 5, ASM1813914v2, whole genome shotgun sequence genome contains a region encoding:
- the ZNF408 gene encoding zinc finger protein 408 translates to MERPGAGLSPVGGGGPGPEGPEEPPGAVCPALRSLPPGLALGPSLSRARGTGVCLVQRSPKEAEANVALGRAGGRLQLRARLPIAAGAELLYWPEEARGAAAEERRPDGGEGIAAPREAGPRGRLAAAAEAEAAVAVQGDGASPGGTAAEPLAGDPSVSKVAADETTVLDVPAEISRLAAKHFHRLQEEESTASEHKPWHAKVLRTEDQHLQTISTIKANGRCKEELDKGVDPGSAAEEVEMGHKEACPGDLYLLSPSGRVRLSAHLVGKPCKVHALASQPQKCLQDCGGRTAGQESQQPSPSEGDSVETCEKESKASKDSRLASPEHGGKGPLEVPEGQEEYMELVEGHSGSPGPPPKALSQKEMTKRRYRCGECGKAFLQLCHLKKHHFVHAGHKPFLCTECGKSYSSEESFKAHVLAHRGVRPFQCTQCDKAYRTKRDLQEHQVLHTGQRPFSCEQCGKAFARRPSLRIHRKIHLATGTGPAGPKGCQCAICGRHLANPGSLRNHMRLHTGERPYACPYCGKDFRQQSNLREHLRLHTGEKPYKCRFCGDAFPKLPELRRHLISHTGEAHLCTVCGKALRDPHTLRAHERLHTGERPFRCEQCGKSYTLATKLRRHQKSHLAGKPYKCELCGMGYTLPQSLARHVLTHKAEKDPEELTTAVASLAVDLPQAARKKPQRKGHQEEVAAEPTLLMVEVPGPANEAELLITASGHCIATYQSQGSPPDPGAHGKPTGHLPSAKDIIEITISEHEDKCIIVQDEGSPSDVVIIQEGVGFGAVAEVVEVETGT, encoded by the exons ATGGAGCGCCCCGGCGCCGGCTTGTCCCCCgtgggcggcggcgggccgggtCCCGAGGGTCCCGAGGAGCCGCCCGGCGCTGTCTGCCCGGCGCTGCGGAGCCTGCCGCCCGGGCTGGCGCTGGGGCCGTCGCTGTCCCGGGCGCGGGGCACGGGCGTGTG CCTGGTGCAGCGGAGCCCGAAGGAGGCGGAGGCCAACGTGGCGCtgggccgggcgggcggccggcTGCAGCTGCGGGCGCGGCTGCCCAtcgcggcgggcgcggagctgCTCTACTGGCCCGAGGAGgcccgcggggccgcggcggagGAGCGGCGGCCGGACGGAGGCGAGGGGATAGCGGCGCCGCGGGAGGCCGGGCCGAGGGGGCGGCTGGCGGCCGCCGCGGAGGCGGAGGCGGCGGTggcggtgcagggggacggggcCTCTCCCGGCGGGACGGCGGCGGAGCCCCTCGCAG GGGATCCCAGTGTCTCCAAGGTGGCAGCTGATGAAACCACAGTCCTTGATGTCCCTGCTGAGATTAGCAGGCTGGCCGCCAAACatttccacaggctgcaagaAGAGGAAAGCACAGCTTCCGAACATAAGCCATGGCATGCCAAGGTGCTGAGGACTGAGGATCAGCACCTCCAGACCATCTCAACCATTAAGGCCAATGGCAGGTGCAAGGAAGAACTGGACAAGGGTGTGGATCCCGGATCTGCAGCAGAAGAAGTGGAGATGGGGCATAAAGAGGCATGTCCAGGAGACCTGTATCTGTTGTCGCCGTCAGGCAGGGTTCGACTCAGTGCTCACTTGGTTGGCAAGCCATGCAAGGTGCATGCTCTGGCCAGCCAGCCCCAGAAGTGCCTGCAGGACTGTGGTGGCAGGACAGCTGGGCAGGAATCGCAGCAGCCCAGTCCTTCTGAAGGAGACAGTGTAGAGACTTGTGAGAAAGAGAGCAAAGCTTCGAAAGACTCCAGACTGGCATCCCCAGAGCATGGGGGAAAGGGCCCACTGGAGGTGCCTGAGGGGCAGGAGGAGTATATGGAGCTGGTGGAGGGTCATTCTGGCAGCCCAGGCCCCCCACCAAAAGCTCTGTCCCAGAAGGAGATGACCAAGCGCAGGTACCGCTGTGGGGAGTGTGGTAAagccttcctgcagctctgccacctCAAGAAGCACCACTTTGTCCATGCTGGCCACAAGCCATTCCTGTGCACGGAGTGTGGCAAGAGCTATAGTTCAGAGGAGAGCTTCAAGGCCCACGTGCTGGCCCACCGGGGTGTGCGGCCTTTCCAGTGCACCCAGTGTGACAAGGCTTACCGCACCAAACGAGACCTGCAGGAGCACCAGGTCCTGCACACCGGCCAGCGCCCCTTCTCCTGTGAGCAGTGTGGCAAGGCCTTTGCACGCCGGCCCTCTCTCCGCATTCACAGGAAGATCCACCTGGCCACTGGGACTGGCCCAGCTGGTCCCAAGGGATGCCAGTGTGCCATATGTGGACGCCACCTGGCCAACCCCGGCTCCTTGCGCAACCACATGCGCCTGCACACGGGGGAGCGCCCTTACGCCTGTCCTTACTGCGGCAAGGACTTCCGACAGCAGAGCAACCTGCGCGAGCACCTCCGGCTGCACACGGGCGAGAAGCCCTACAAGTGCCGCTTCTGCGGCGACGCCTTCCCCAAGCTGCCGGAGCTGCGGCGACATCTCATCTCCCACACAGGTGAGGCCCACCTGTGCACCGTGTGCGGCAAGGCGCTGCGGGACCCCCACACGCTGCGTGCCCACGAGCGCTTGCACACAGGCGAGCGCCCTTTCCGCTGTGAGCAGTGCGGCAAGTCCTACACCCTGGCCACGAAGCTGCGGCGCCATCAGAAATCCCACCTGGCAGGCAAGCCCTACAAGTGCGAGCTCTGTGGCATGGGCTACACCCTTCCCCAGAGCCTTGCGCGCCATGTGCTCACCCACAAGGCGGAAAAGGACCCTGAGGAACTCACCACTGCAGTGGCCTCACTTGCTGTGGACCTACCCCAGGCAGCAAGGAAAAAGCCTCAGAGGAAAGGCCACCAGGAGGAGGTTGCGGCAGAGCCCACCTTGCTCATGGTGGAGGTGCCAGGGCCAGCAAATGAGGCTGAGCTGCTGATCACAGCCAGCGGTCACTGCATTGCTACTTACCAGTCTCAAGGCAGCCCCCCAGATCCTGGGGCACACGGGAAGCCCACTGGGCATTTGCCGTCGGCAAAGGACATCATTGAAATCACCATCTCCGAGCATGAGGACAAATGCATTATAGTGCAGGATGAGGGCTCACCGAGTGACGTGGTCATCATCCAGGAGGGGGTGGGCTTCGGAGCAGTGGCAGAAGTGGTGGAGGTTGAGACTGGGACCTGA